The Methanosarcina acetivorans C2A genome includes the window CCTCTTTTCTTTCGGTTACATCATAAATCGTGCTCTGATAGAATCCCGGATTTCCATCATTTCCCTGAATTTTCTGGTAAATTTCATCAACCCATCTGATCCTCCCATCCCTGTGCCTTATACGATATTCGAGTTCTCCATAATCAGCAGACTGAGAACTTTTAATCTTTTCCTCTTCTTTTACAACAAGAGGCAGGTCATCCGGATAAATTAGGTCTTTCCAGTTAACCCTGGATGTAAACTCCTTTGCCCTGTACCCTGTGAGCTCTTCAATAGCCCCATGCAGAAATATAGGAACAAAGTTTTCATCAGCCTGATAAATAATGCCGTGGAAATTCTGTATGAAAGAGCGGTATTTCTTCTCACTATCTTCAACTTTTTTTATTGAAAGTATCTGGTCCGTAATATCTTTAATTACCCCGATGGCTCTATGTATCTCCCCACTGCCGTCTGTCAGCCAGATGCCGCGACTTTCGGCATAAATGTAGTTCCCATCCCTATTTCTGAGCCTGAATTCTACCTGGAATTTATTTTCTGCCTGAAATTTTTTCTTTTCCTCAAAAGACTTTCCGAGCGTATCAAGCAGTTCGGTTCTGTCTTCAGGGTGCACATATTCTATCAGGACCGATTTATCCAGATTTCCCAGCTCCTCCGGATCGTACCCTGTTACTTCCCGGACGGCCCCCGCCAATCTCAGTTCGAATGTGTTGAGATTAAAATCGAATACAGCCTGCCCTGTCCTTTCGGTTGCTATACGATATCTTTCTTCGCTTTCCTGAAGCTGAATTTTTGCAAGCCTGGAACCTGTAATGTCTTTCAGTACTCCGATAGCCCCGTAAAGATAACCTTCAGAATTTGTAAGGCAGACCCCTCTGTTTTCTATGTAAATGCTGGTTCCGTCTTTTCTTCTAAACATTAATTCTTCTTTAAACCTGTTCTCTTCCCTTCTCACACCCCGGGATTTTCTTTCCGCACAATTTGTATTTAGGGGCTTGATATTCTTAATCCAGACATTCTTGCCAAGTTTCTGAAATTCTTCAGAACTATATCCCGTAACTTCTTCTATGGCTCCCGCCCAGCTGCATTTATCCGTTCTTATATCGTAGTCATATATCACCTGCCCTGTTTGCTCTGTGACAATCCTGTATCTTTCCTCGCTTTTCTTGAGTTTTTCATCTGCTTTTTTACTTCCGGTTATATCCCTGGCGATGACCAGGATTGCGCTCAGATTTTCGGAGACATCAAAAATTGGAGAAACACTAAGTGAGACATTTATGATCTCACCGTCCTTTCTTGAACGTAAAGTTTCATAATGGTGAATTTTATCTTCCTGTCTAATCAGTTCGTTCAATTCTCTTGTTTCTTCGACCAGTATAGGGGGCTCAAGGGTGGAGATGGACTTCCCCAGAATTTCCTTAGCCGAATATCCATAAATCCGTTCGGCACCTTTATTCCAGCTGATAATAACGCCATCAAGGGACTCGGTTATAATGGCATCGTCCGACGTTTCCACAATATTCGCGAGTGTCTGAATTTTATCTTCTATCTTCACACGCCTGGAATTTTCTATCTGCTCCCATTTTCCGTTCCTTTTGATCAGAGCAAACTGGTGCTTGCTAACCACATCAATGATCTCAGTCGCGTCGCACCTGTCAAGAGAATAGGTGCAGAGAGAGATCATCCGGTAGTTACCGATAATCCGATCCAGTTCTTTTTCATAATTATCAAAACTACTCCAGTCCTTTTTTTCCTGCCAGAAAGGATTCTCTCTCAACCTCAAACCGTCATACCCACTGGCCAAGGCCTTATTGAGTTTTTCGATCCAGCAGTTCAATACTCTTTCCGAATCAAAAGAACCCTCTTGTACATACCAGTGAGTGGAAGAAACAATTTCGATTTGTCCCTTCTCCAGGTAAACATCGAAATCATGCACAGCCTTTCTGAGGGCTTCTTTTGCCTCTTCCGTTTCCGAGGGTTGAGATGTAACCCACATGCAAAATTCATTATTTTCCAGTCCAGCCTTGAAATAGGAGGCCAGTACATCCATCAAATCTTTTTTTGTATGGTAGAACTGGCAGAAGTGTGTTCCCCAGGGAACGTCGCCAATAATATCGACACCAGAACTTCGCAGTTTTTTTCTCATTCCGCTTCTCCCCAATACAAAAAAATCAAAAAGCACATGTTTAAATCATGCATTTCTTCTTGGGCAATATTCTAATTATACAGGAACCTTCTGAAATCATTTTCGCATTGATGCTATTTTTGCATTGATGCTATTTTTGCATTGATGCTAAACTCCATAATTTCATTTTTAGAAAAGAGGATCAATTTGCCTGACAATTTTTCAACATTAATATTTAAGAAGAAATATATAATTCTTATGCGATTTTTATTTCGAAACCAAGCACCAGGTTTTCCGGGCTTCTCCAGTATTTTCATTCTTTCCAGCAATTTCAGCATCTTTAGCTGTTTTTCAGACTTTCCAGTATATCAGTTTTCCAGCGTGTTCAGCTATTCTTCAGATTTTCCAGTGTATCAGCCTTCCAGTATTTTCAGCTGTTTGCAGGGCTAAAGGTTTTTTGGTCTGCTCTTCAAACTACTGCTCTGATGATGAAAGCCTGAAAGCTTCAATATCCCATTTTGCTCTTTTTACCCCTGCCTGATAAACGCTTTCAAGAAAATCGAGTACTGCCTTTTCCGGGGACTCTGCCTTTCGGACATCACCATACATGAGAAGTGCAAGCCCGGCCTCCGGACTCCAGAAAGCCTCTTTCGGGCTTAGCAGCTCGTCCATGAAACCAGCTGGTTGCGGGTGCATATAAGCATAAAAAGCCGGCTCCCGAACATTCTGGTCTCCTGCCCAGAACCCGTAGCTGATCAATTCATGCGAAGACGCTTCACGTTCTACGGGATTTGCCCCTTCCCTGACAGGGGCAGACCTGCCCGAAAACAGAGTAAGGGCAAGGTCAGCATGGTGCCAGAAAAAGTGTACAGGCGAACTTTTTCCAGTAAACCATCCCCGGAAGACCTGAAAAATCGAATTGACCTGTACAAGGATCCTCCAGAACCTGTTCACATATGCCTCATCATAAGCCATATGCTGATAATCCGATGCAAAAGGCTCTGTCGTCCACGGGATATCGTAAGGTACAGGCCTGATCCCTGCTACGATCCCGAGTTCATTCAGATTTGAAAACACCTTCTCATAAAATCCCGCAACTGAAAGCCCCTTCAAAGGCACGTTTCTTGTGTCCCCAACACTTGTCTCGATCTTTAAAGCATGCCCTTCATCGCGGAAATTAAACTCCATTTCAAAAATCATGCCCTCGTAAGGAATCGGTCCCGTTGTAAGCCCGCGTACCGAAACATAAAAAGGCACATGCCACCAGTGGTTCATCTTTGGATGAAGTGCAAGTCTGACTTTTCCCACAACCTGCAGAAACAGGTGCAGCGTATTCTTAGTATCTTCCCATTCTTCAATCGGCAAAGGCGGAAACTGTTCGTCCCGTATACTGCTGTTTACCATGATTATCCCCCTCGCAAAATTCCCCAAATTTACTACGGTAAGGTTTACCGATAACCCTGTTAGAGTCAGATGATTTATTTATGTAAACAGGTCGATTCATAAGATTAAAACATTTTCCGCCCGAATAAAAAATTTAAGATATTGGTTTTAGGACAGGATCTTTGAAGCTTACCGCTTACGTTTGACTTTCAGATATTTTTGAGTGTTACACATACTCTATTACCGACCCGTCAGGATGTTCAGGATGTTTTACTGGCATATTCCTGCCGGTCGGAACTTCTGCCGGTCCCCGGATGATTTTTGCTCCTTTTTCTTCCAGATAAACCCTGAACTCATCGAGGGAATCGACAAGAAATGTAGCCTGTGTGCTTCCAAAAGGTTTCAGAGCTTCAACCGAGCCGACTATTAGCAGAATGTCTCCTATTTGAGCCAGTTCCAGGCCGATTTGTGGGATTTCGAAACGCATGGTGAGGGGGTGCTGAGGAGTTTTTCGTAGAATTCGAGGTAGGAGTTAAGGTCGGAAATGTAGAGGCGGGAGAGGGTTTGAAGTACTTTCATGTTTTTGGGTTCCAATAATGAAGTTAATTGAGTACTTCAGGTATATTATTCGGTCTATCCCTCCAGTTTATAACCAATATTTTTTATAACAGATATTTTTAGGGAAATGAGCTTGTAAATTTAGAAAACTTCATTGACCAAATCTGGAGAAAACATATCTCCCCTTATAGGCGCAGGCGTGGTTTCTCTGCTCATTGTCCTTTTCAGGACATATACGGATATAATTGTCCTCAGTGCTGCCTCAGTCCCGGTTTTCGCTGCAATCCTTTATACCACCGGCTGAATAGATTCCGATGACAAAAACCTTCTATTAAAACTCATTTTCTGCAACACATCCTGATATAAATAGTGCCAAAATAAATATTACTAACTTCTCTTATTATCTGGCTTCAGGTTCCTGTCCAAATTCAGGTTTCGATCCGAATTCAGCTCCTAACAGATTCGGGTTTCCAAGCTCAACGATCATAAGAAAGGTTAGAAAAAATGTTAATCCTCGACCACCCCTACGTCTCTGAATTTTTGAAAGATACCGCTGTAGAAATGCAGATTCCTGTTTTAAAAAATGAAATGGCAGCCGAAATAAGTGAGGAAAAAGGGATGAAGCTTCTTGAAAAAGCCGAGTTTATCGAATTAATGAAAGAAAAAGGTGAATATTCCCTTTATTCCAATTCTGAAAATTCTCTTGGCTGGATTTCGGAAAATTTGGGCTTTACAGGACTGCCTGAGAAAATAGAGCTTTTTAAGAACAAAATCAAATTCAGAAAACTGCTGGAGAGAATATACCCTGACTTTTATTTCCAGGGCATTGAGTTTGAAAAGTTGGACGAAATCCGGGTTGAGGAAATAAAAAAGCCCTTCATTATAAAGCCTGCAGTAGGCTTTTTCAGCCTTGGCGTGTACAAGGTTTCAACCGATGAGGATTGGGCACCAGTCATCAAGCGTATAAAAGCAGAAGTAGAGGAAATAAAGGGACGCTATCCGGTTCAGGTGCTTGATGTGGGGAACTTCATCATCGAAGAAAATATCGAAGGCGAAGAATTTGCGGTTGACGCTTACTTCAACAGTGCCGGAAAACCTGTGGTCCTCGATATCTTGAAGCATATATTTTCTTCGGAAAACGATGTTAGTGACAGGGTATATTTTACTTCGAAAGCCGTTATGGAAACTTACAGGGAAACTGTAGAAGACCTTTTGAAAGAGATAGGAAAACTTGCCGGGCTTAAGAATTTTCCACTCCATATCGAGATTCGAATAGGGGAAGACAGGAGAATTCAACCAATAGAGCTGAACCCAATGCGTTTTGCAGGCTGGTGCACAACGGATATCGCATATTTCGCCTACGGGATTAACACTTTCAGGTATTTCCATGAAAAACGTGAACCGGACTGGGATAAGATCCTTGCAGACAGAGAAGAAAAAAACTTCTGCCTTGTGGTATTGAACAAGCCTGCAGAAATAGATTCAAAAGCAGTACAAACTTTCGATTACGAAAAACTGCTTTCAGACTTTGAAAAGCCCCTGGAACTCAGAAAATCCGACCCTGAGAAATACGGGTTCTTCGGATACATATTTACGGAAACCAGAAACAGCAACTGGGAAGAAATTGGAAGGATTCTGAAATCGGATCTGAAGGAGTACATCACTTTCAGGTGATTTTTCCCTCAGGTGATTTTTCCCTCTAGTGACTTCTTCCTCCACTTATATCCCTGGAATTCCGAGCCAAGCACTTATAGAGCCCTAGAGTCCTGTGCCCGGATATCTGAGCCACAAACAGTAACTTCGGTTTAATAGTGTGAATCCAGATAAATAAGAAGAAACTCAGATAAGTTCTCAAACAAAAATTTTTACCTTTTTTAATTCTATTTTATAGAATTTATTTAAGATTCAAAAAGCTATTTGATACTGAAAAAGACGCCAAAAAAGAGAATAGATAAAAAATATTGCTTTTACTGTATTCTGAACCTTGGAAATATTCATCTTATTGAATGAAATAATTTATTAATACCGTCTTAAAGAGGAGCAGCGTTATATTAATGACAAATTATATAACGATGTGTATGTATTATTCATGGGGGATATTTTTCCACTGCATTTTTTATGAATAAAAGGGGAGATGAAATCATCAGGAAAATAAAACTTTTTGGTACTGTATTCATTACAGTGACGCTTATCGCACTAATGCTATTCACTTCAGGATGTTCTCAGCAAAGTGCCGAAAATGAAACAGAAATTGTAGAAAATGAAACAGGAATTGTAGAAAATGAAACCAGAGTAGTAGAAAATGAAACAGGAATTGTAGAAAATGAAACAGGAATTGTAGAAAACGAATCTGAAAGTTTATTAAATGAGACTGAGAATCAAACAAATAGAACCGAATACAGAGAAACTGAACGTGAGAATTTAGGAGAGGAAGTTGAAGGTGTACCTCAAGAAATATTAAATGTTGTCGAGAAAAGCGATAGAAATGTCATGCAAGCGTTAGCTGACAGAAACTTCACAACTTTTGTTGAGCTTCTCAACGTTGCAGGACTTGAGCCGCTTCTCGCCGAGGAGGGAATTTATACTGTTTTTGCTCCAACTAACGAAGCCTTCGACGAACTTCCTGAAAACGCGATCCCCGCGCTTGAGAACAATACCAGGGAACTGGAAAAAGTCTTAACTTACCATATTGTTGACGGTAAAATACTGATGGAAAATAATCTTGAAAACATGACGAGTGTCAGGACACTTGAAGGAGAAGAACTTCCCATCACTGTGACAGAAAATGGTGTTCAGGTTGGCGGTGCAAACATAACAGAAGCGGATATCGTAGCCAGCAATGGGGTAATTCATCAGATAGATAAAGTACTAATCCCGCCCAGTGGAGCGGAAAATACGACTTCTCCATGAACTGACTAAAAGAGAAACGCTGGAGTCGTGAGAAGCTTTAATACTTCTCTTCTTTTCCAATTTTTCGGTTCTGCTTCTTCATTTTTCGGTTCTGATTTTTCTGTTTTGATTCTTCATTAATCTGGTCGTCCACCAATAACAAAGGGAAATGCCTCCTTCATTGATATTCTGGAAAAATATCAGCCAATTAAGTCCTCGATAAGTCCTCGAAAGACTGGAAAAGAAGTTGCAGCTATGAAGGGAAGAATTATATAATCATATATATAATATACATAGGGGACATATTTTTCTATTTACGTTTAAGCCTGAATGGGGGAGAGATTATCAGCAAGATAAGATTTTTGGGTACTGTGCTTATCACGGTAATGCTTGTCTCAATAATGCTATTCGCTTCCGGCTGTTCTCAAAATACATCGGAAGACGAAAATAGAGTGGAAAATATAAAGGAAAATATAACTGAAAAAAGAGAGAACTTATCGAATTTAAGTGAAAACATAACTGAAAAAAGAGAAAATTTATCAAATTTAAGTGAAAATATATCAGGGAAAAAAGAAAACTTATCGAATTTAAGTGAAAATGTATCAGAGAAAAGAGAAAACTTATCAAATTTAAGTGAAAATATATCAGAGAAAAGAGAAAACTTAACAGCTGTGAGGGAGAACTTGACTGATAGAATTTGACGAATGCAAAAGAGTTTAAAAAGGAAAAATAACAAATAAAAAAGAAAACTTATAATGTAAATTTAAACAGTGGGGTTATTCATCAAATTGATAAGATATAATCCCACCTCAATAAGGAAAAAATAAAGAGAACGACTCAAGAGTCGCAAGAGAATTTTCAATACTTTTTAATCTTTCCATTTTTTTATAACTTATTTGTATTTTCTGATTCTAGGACCAGAGCTCAATAGTATATGGTTCGGCTACTAAGTGCCTATCCGAAAAGTCGGTAATGCGATCGAAAAGTTACAGCAGGTCTATAATAGCAGGGCATCCTCTTCGGTTTTGCATATTGCTAATGGTAAGTTACAATAGGTCACAACACTTTTCGGATAGGCTCTAAAAACCATGAGCAAAAGAAGACATGCAATTAGCTGAAAAAGCGGCTTTTCATGTCATGGTTTTTCATTCACTGATCCAGGCCTTTGCTTCGGCAAACTCTTTGTTCCGGAAGGTTTTTACCGGACAGGGAATGGCAAACTTGAATACTTTAACAGCGTCAATTATCCAGTCCACGTCTGAGACAACTGCGATCTTTTCAAACGCAGTGAGGTGCCATATGCCAACTTTGGCATCATCCCACATGGCATTATAGGTAAAACCCGTGAAATTCGGACCCAATTGATAGAGCATACGAATCTTTCCTTGCGTCCGTATTTTGTCCTCAATGGCTGGAATCAACACCTTTTCATAGTCCTCTCCAGTTATCTTTCCATTTGCAACAGCGGCAACGACGTTTTCCGGCAAACCAGGCATAATTTCTATCATTTTATTCCCCCTTTTCGATTCTGCTTCACTTGATAACGTTACAAAATCAATTTAATTTATTGTTCCTACGAATATAAATTTTGGCTCCAAACCGTGTAGTTCATGACGTGATCAAAAAATGTATCCTGGACAAATAAATTAAAAATTTCTTTTGTAAAATGACCAGAAGTTTGTTGAGGAATTGACCAGAAGTTTGTTGAGGAATAAAAGAAAAATTATAGATAAATCATGACTGAAAATCATAAAGAATTATGACTGAAAAATCATAGTGGATTATGATTGAAAATCGATATATGAATATGATTGAAACTGTAAGCCCATAATATGGCCTGTAAGATATGATCAGAGGCTCATAGCCGAAAGTTGGCAATTAAATCGGTTCAGGCGGTTCCTTGTTCATGAATTCAAATCCAGAATTATTTTTAATGGGGAGATTAAAGCGAATATGACACATGAAAAAAATCCTAAAAGGTTCCTTCATTTCCCCTTCTTCCAGGGTGCATTCCCCTCCAGCCCTAAACAAATACCTCTGGAAATCACTGCAGGAATCGCATTCGCAGCGTTTGCCATTCCCGAAGTTATGGGGTACACAAAGATTGCAGGTATGCCTCTGGTTACCGGGATCTATACAATCCTTCTCCCAATGTTGGTTTTTGCCATTTTTGGATCATCCCGACATCTCGTAGTTGGAGCTGATTCTGCGACTGCGGCAATTATAGCGAGCGGACTGATAACAATGGCAGTGCCGGGATCTCCTCAATACGTTGCATATGCCGGGATGATCGCTCTAATTGCAGCAATCTTCCTTCTTATTGCAGGCCTGCTGCAACTCGGTTTTCTGGCTGATTTCCTCTCTCACACAGTTTTGATAGGATTTCTCACAGGTGTAGGTATCCGTATCTCGATCTCACAGCTTGCCGGGATGTTCGGGATTTCTGCAGGGTCATACGGAACATTTATGCAGCTTGCATCTTTAGTGAGAGACCTGGATCTTACAAATGTTCCCACACTCATAGTTTCATTATCTGTAATCGGGATTATTTTCCTTAGCGAAAGGATTGGAAGCAAAGTCCCGGGTGCACTAATAGCTATCATCGGGGCAATTGCTGCAAGCTGGATGTTCG containing:
- a CDS encoding PAS domain S-box protein, translated to MRKKLRSSGVDIIGDVPWGTHFCQFYHTKKDLMDVLASYFKAGLENNEFCMWVTSQPSETEEAKEALRKAVHDFDVYLEKGQIEIVSSTHWYVQEGSFDSERVLNCWIEKLNKALASGYDGLRLRENPFWQEKKDWSSFDNYEKELDRIIGNYRMISLCTYSLDRCDATEIIDVVSKHQFALIKRNGKWEQIENSRRVKIEDKIQTLANIVETSDDAIITESLDGVIISWNKGAERIYGYSAKEILGKSISTLEPPILVEETRELNELIRQEDKIHHYETLRSRKDGEIINVSLSVSPIFDVSENLSAILVIARDITGSKKADEKLKKSEERYRIVTEQTGQVIYDYDIRTDKCSWAGAIEEVTGYSSEEFQKLGKNVWIKNIKPLNTNCAERKSRGVRREENRFKEELMFRRKDGTSIYIENRGVCLTNSEGYLYGAIGVLKDITGSRLAKIQLQESEERYRIATERTGQAVFDFNLNTFELRLAGAVREVTGYDPEELGNLDKSVLIEYVHPEDRTELLDTLGKSFEEKKKFQAENKFQVEFRLRNRDGNYIYAESRGIWLTDGSGEIHRAIGVIKDITDQILSIKKVEDSEKKYRSFIQNFHGIIYQADENFVPIFLHGAIEELTGYRAKEFTSRVNWKDLIYPDDLPLVVKEEEKIKSSQSADYGELEYRIRHRDGRIRWVDEIYQKIQGNDGNPGFYQSTIYDVTERKEAENFVANIEAARKKEIHHRIKNNLQVISSLLSLQAEKFRDQEVLEAFRESQDRIISMTLIHEELYKGGGTDTLNFSKYIQKLTENLFRIYGLKSKNICLFMDLEENAFFNMDTAVPLGIIVNELVSNSLKYAFIDKQEGEIRICLCREEKNDGMNRSLFSLIISDNGTGIPENVELENVESLGLQLVNILIDQLDGEIELKRDHGTEFRINFEVAEES
- a CDS encoding DUF5996 family protein translates to MVNSSIRDEQFPPLPIEEWEDTKNTLHLFLQVVGKVRLALHPKMNHWWHVPFYVSVRGLTTGPIPYEGMIFEMEFNFRDEGHALKIETSVGDTRNVPLKGLSVAGFYEKVFSNLNELGIVAGIRPVPYDIPWTTEPFASDYQHMAYDEAYVNRFWRILVQVNSIFQVFRGWFTGKSSPVHFFWHHADLALTLFSGRSAPVREGANPVEREASSHELISYGFWAGDQNVREPAFYAYMHPQPAGFMDELLSPKEAFWSPEAGLALLMYGDVRKAESPEKAVLDFLESVYQAGVKRAKWDIEAFRLSSSEQ
- a CDS encoding glyoxalase/bleomycin resistance/dioxygenase family protein: MRFEIPQIGLELAQIGDILLIVGSVEALKPFGSTQATFLVDSLDEFRVYLEEKGAKIIRGPAEVPTGRNMPVKHPEHPDGSVIEYV
- a CDS encoding ATP-grasp domain-containing protein, with product MLILDHPYVSEFLKDTAVEMQIPVLKNEMAAEISEEKGMKLLEKAEFIELMKEKGEYSLYSNSENSLGWISENLGFTGLPEKIELFKNKIKFRKLLERIYPDFYFQGIEFEKLDEIRVEEIKKPFIIKPAVGFFSLGVYKVSTDEDWAPVIKRIKAEVEEIKGRYPVQVLDVGNFIIEENIEGEEFAVDAYFNSAGKPVVLDILKHIFSSENDVSDRVYFTSKAVMETYRETVEDLLKEIGKLAGLKNFPLHIEIRIGEDRRIQPIELNPMRFAGWCTTDIAYFAYGINTFRYFHEKREPDWDKILADREEKNFCLVVLNKPAEIDSKAVQTFDYEKLLSDFEKPLELRKSDPEKYGFFGYIFTETRNSNWEEIGRILKSDLKEYITFR
- a CDS encoding fasciclin domain-containing protein, which gives rise to MNKRGDEIIRKIKLFGTVFITVTLIALMLFTSGCSQQSAENETEIVENETGIVENETRVVENETGIVENETGIVENESESLLNETENQTNRTEYRETERENLGEEVEGVPQEILNVVEKSDRNVMQALADRNFTTFVELLNVAGLEPLLAEEGIYTVFAPTNEAFDELPENAIPALENNTRELEKVLTYHIVDGKILMENNLENMTSVRTLEGEELPITVTENGVQVGGANITEADIVASNGVIHQIDKVLIPPSGAENTTSP
- a CDS encoding STAS/SEC14 domain-containing protein, translated to MIEIMPGLPENVVAAVANGKITGEDYEKVLIPAIEDKIRTQGKIRMLYQLGPNFTGFTYNAMWDDAKVGIWHLTAFEKIAVVSDVDWIIDAVKVFKFAIPCPVKTFRNKEFAEAKAWISE